The following proteins are co-located in the Streptomyces bottropensis ATCC 25435 genome:
- the nirB gene encoding nitrite reductase large subunit NirB, producing the protein MSATLGPTPTIVLVGHGMVGQRFLEALAERGLTATHRVVVLCEEPRPAYDRVALTSYFAGKTPEDLSMTDMEFIETHGIELFVGDPAETVDREARKVTARSGQVFEYDILVLATGSFPFVPPVPNKDATGCFVYRTIEDLLAIEEYARTAETGAVVGGGLLGLEAAGALKGLGLTSHIVEFAPRLMPVQVDDGGGAALLRTIENMGLSVHTGVGTQEIVVDEQGAVTGMKLSDGSELATDLVVFSAGVRPRDQLARDCGLTVGERGGISVDEQCRTVSDPHVFAIGECALASDGRVYGLVAPGYEQAETAAATIAADEAAFTGADMSTKLKLLGVDVASFGDAHGASADCLDVVYSDSRSGVYKKLVIGRDGELLGGILVGDAEAYGTLKAFTGSVPPVSPESLVLPAGSGGGAQLGPSALPDEAIICSCHNVSKGAIRGAVTDHRCTTVPEVKKCTKAGTGCGSCVKVLGQLVTAELEAGGVVVDKGLCGCFSQTREELYEIVLALRINTYQQLLDRYGRDEAKGGDGCEVCKPTVGSIIASLAPTIGASGYVLEGEQAALQDSNDHFLANLQKNGSYSVVPRIPGGEITPEGLIVIGEIARDFGLYTKITGGQRIDMFGARVEQLPLIWARLVDAGFESGHAYGKSLRTVKSCVGQTWCRYGVQDSVRMAIDLELRYRGLRSPHKLKSAVSGCARECAEAQSKDFGIIATSNGWNLYVGGNGGATPRHADLLAQDLDDAQLIKLIDRFLMFYIRTADRLERTSTWLERIPGGLDHVRDVVVEDSLGICEELESLMTDHVSAYADEWASTINDPEKLARFVSFVNAPDTPDPVVGFVPERDQIKPDLPLLSIGLRPADVLEGSAQR; encoded by the coding sequence ATGTCCGCCACCCTGGGGCCCACCCCCACGATCGTGCTCGTCGGCCACGGCATGGTCGGCCAGCGCTTCCTGGAGGCGCTCGCCGAGCGCGGCCTGACCGCCACGCACCGCGTGGTCGTGCTGTGCGAGGAGCCGCGCCCGGCGTACGACCGCGTGGCGCTCACCTCGTACTTCGCGGGCAAGACGCCCGAGGACCTGTCGATGACCGACATGGAGTTCATCGAGACGCACGGCATCGAGCTGTTCGTCGGTGACCCGGCGGAGACGGTCGACCGCGAGGCCAGGAAGGTCACGGCCCGCTCCGGGCAGGTCTTCGAGTACGACATCCTCGTCCTCGCCACCGGTTCCTTCCCCTTCGTGCCGCCGGTCCCGAACAAGGACGCCACCGGCTGCTTCGTGTACCGCACGATCGAGGACCTGCTCGCGATCGAGGAGTACGCGAGGACGGCCGAGACCGGTGCCGTGGTCGGCGGCGGTCTGCTCGGGCTTGAGGCGGCCGGCGCGCTGAAGGGCCTCGGACTCACCTCCCACATCGTGGAGTTCGCGCCCCGGCTGATGCCCGTGCAGGTGGACGACGGCGGTGGCGCCGCGCTGCTGCGCACGATCGAGAACATGGGCCTGAGCGTGCACACCGGCGTCGGCACCCAGGAGATCGTGGTCGACGAGCAGGGTGCCGTCACCGGGATGAAGCTCTCCGACGGCTCCGAACTCGCCACCGACCTGGTCGTGTTCAGCGCCGGCGTCCGCCCCCGCGACCAGCTCGCCCGCGACTGCGGCCTGACGGTCGGCGAGCGCGGCGGCATCAGCGTCGACGAGCAGTGCCGGACCGTGAGCGACCCGCACGTGTTCGCGATCGGCGAGTGCGCGCTGGCCTCCGACGGCCGGGTGTACGGCCTGGTGGCGCCCGGGTACGAGCAGGCCGAGACGGCCGCCGCGACCATCGCCGCCGACGAGGCCGCGTTCACGGGCGCGGACATGTCGACGAAGCTGAAGCTGCTCGGCGTGGACGTGGCCTCCTTCGGCGACGCGCACGGCGCGAGTGCCGACTGCCTGGACGTCGTGTACTCCGACTCCCGCTCGGGCGTCTACAAGAAGCTGGTCATCGGCCGCGACGGCGAGCTGCTCGGCGGCATCCTGGTCGGCGACGCGGAGGCGTACGGCACGCTGAAGGCGTTCACCGGGTCCGTCCCGCCGGTCTCGCCCGAGTCGCTGGTGCTGCCGGCGGGCTCCGGCGGCGGCGCCCAGCTCGGCCCGTCCGCGCTGCCGGACGAGGCGATCATCTGCTCCTGCCACAACGTGTCCAAGGGCGCGATCCGCGGCGCGGTCACCGACCACCGGTGCACCACGGTGCCCGAGGTCAAGAAGTGCACCAAGGCCGGCACCGGCTGCGGCAGCTGTGTGAAGGTGCTGGGCCAGCTGGTCACCGCCGAGCTGGAGGCCGGCGGTGTCGTCGTCGACAAGGGCCTGTGCGGCTGCTTCTCGCAGACCCGCGAGGAGCTGTACGAGATCGTCCTCGCCCTGCGCATCAACACCTACCAGCAGCTGCTGGACCGCTACGGCCGCGACGAGGCCAAGGGCGGCGACGGCTGCGAGGTCTGCAAGCCCACGGTCGGTTCGATCATCGCCTCCCTCGCCCCGACGATCGGCGCCAGCGGCTACGTCCTGGAGGGCGAGCAGGCGGCCCTGCAGGACAGCAACGACCACTTCCTGGCCAACCTGCAGAAGAACGGCTCGTACTCCGTCGTCCCGCGCATCCCCGGCGGCGAGATCACCCCCGAGGGGCTGATCGTGATCGGCGAGATCGCCCGCGACTTCGGTCTCTACACGAAGATCACCGGCGGTCAGCGGATCGACATGTTCGGCGCACGTGTCGAGCAACTCCCCCTCATCTGGGCCCGGTTGGTGGACGCCGGCTTCGAGTCCGGCCACGCCTACGGCAAGTCGCTGCGCACGGTGAAGTCTTGTGTCGGGCAGACCTGGTGCCGCTACGGCGTCCAGGACTCGGTCCGCATGGCGATCGACCTGGAGCTGCGCTACCGGGGCCTGCGCTCCCCGCACAAGCTCAAGTCGGCGGTCTCCGGCTGCGCCCGCGAGTGCGCCGAGGCCCAGTCGAAGGACTTCGGCATCATCGCCACCTCCAACGGCTGGAACCTCTACGTCGGCGGAAACGGCGGCGCCACTCCCCGCCACGCGGACCTCCTGGCCCAGGACCTCGACGACGCCCAGCTGATCAAGCTGATCGACCGGTTCCTGATGTTCTACATCCGCACCGCGGACCGCCTGGAGCGCACCTCGACCTGGCTGGAGCGGATCCCCGGCGGCCTGGACCACGTCCGGGACGTGGTCGTGGAGGACTCCCTCGGCATCTGCGAGGAGCTGGAGTCCCTGATGACCGACCACGTCTCGGCCTACGCCGACGAGTGGGCCTCCACCATCAACGACCCCGAGAAGCTCGCCCGGTTCGTGTCCTTCGTCAACGCCCCGGACACCCCGGACCCGGTCGTCGGCTTCGTCCCCGAGCGTGACCAGATCAAGCCCGACCTGCCCCTGCTGTCCATCGGCCTGCGGCCCGCCGATGTCCTGGAAGGAAGCGCCCAGCGATGA
- the nirD gene encoding nitrite reductase small subunit NirD codes for MTIAPEKTDVKVQLRLADGWFTVCDLTLLTPGRGVAALLPDGNQAALFLDRAGRLYAIDNRDPFGGAAVLSRGLTGSHQGRPFVASPLLKQRFDLASGECLDDEAVRITAYEVRAA; via the coding sequence ATGACGATCGCCCCCGAGAAGACCGATGTGAAGGTCCAGCTGCGGCTGGCGGACGGCTGGTTCACGGTCTGCGACCTGACCCTGCTGACCCCGGGCCGCGGCGTGGCCGCCCTGCTCCCCGACGGCAACCAGGCCGCGCTGTTCCTCGACCGCGCGGGCAGGCTGTACGCCATCGACAACCGCGACCCGTTCGGCGGCGCCGCCGTCCTCTCCCGGGGTCTCACCGGCAGCCACCAGGGCCGCCCGTTCGTGGCCTCGCCGCTGCTGAAGCAGCGCTTCGACCTGGCGAGCGGGGAGTGCCTGGACGACGAGGCGGTACGGATCACGGCGTACGAGGTGCGCGCCGCGTAG
- a CDS encoding oxidoreductase produces the protein MTGGWNVRDIPDQHGRTAVVTGANSGIGYVAARELARRGAHVVLACRSEERGAAALERMSAEVPHGSLELIRLDLGDLSSVRDFADTYARTRDRLDLLVNNAGVMAVAQGRTADGFETQFGTNHLGHFALTGLLLPLLLATPGARVVTLSSTMHFRSNIDIDDLNSERKYGRWVAYGRSKTANLLFTHELARRLATHHYEVVAAAAHPGYAATNLQTAGATAEGRKGVERFMRVGNSVFAQSAEAGALPTLYAATAPGVRPDSFIGPSFLMWRGAPGPSRRAPWAHDDRAGERLWTASEQLTGVTYEQLKA, from the coding sequence ATGACCGGCGGCTGGAACGTACGCGACATCCCCGACCAGCACGGCCGCACCGCGGTCGTCACCGGCGCCAACAGCGGCATCGGATACGTGGCGGCACGGGAACTCGCCCGCCGCGGCGCCCACGTCGTCCTCGCCTGCCGCAGCGAGGAGCGCGGCGCGGCGGCACTGGAGCGGATGAGTGCCGAAGTCCCGCACGGAAGCCTGGAGCTGATCCGGCTCGACCTCGGCGACCTGAGTTCCGTCCGGGACTTCGCGGACACCTACGCCCGCACCCGCGACCGCCTCGATCTGCTCGTCAACAACGCGGGCGTGATGGCCGTCGCGCAGGGCCGCACGGCCGACGGCTTCGAGACGCAGTTCGGCACCAACCACCTCGGTCACTTCGCGCTGACCGGCCTGCTGCTGCCGTTGCTCCTGGCCACTCCCGGCGCCCGGGTCGTGACCCTCTCCAGCACCATGCACTTCAGGTCGAACATCGACATCGACGACCTCAACAGCGAGCGCAAGTACGGGCGTTGGGTCGCCTACGGCCGCTCCAAGACCGCCAACCTGCTGTTCACCCACGAGCTGGCCCGGCGGCTGGCCACTCACCACTACGAGGTGGTCGCGGCGGCCGCGCACCCGGGCTACGCGGCGACCAACCTCCAGACGGCCGGAGCCACCGCCGAGGGCCGCAAGGGCGTCGAGCGCTTCATGCGCGTCGGCAACAGCGTCTTCGCCCAGTCCGCCGAAGCGGGCGCCCTGCCCACGCTGTACGCGGCGACCGCCCCCGGCGTACGCCCCGACTCCTTCATCGGGCCGTCCTTCCTGATGTGGCGCGGCGCGCCCGGCCCCTCCAGAAGGGCGCCCTGGGCCCACGACGACCGGGCCGGCGAACGCCTCTGGACGGCCTCCGAGCAGCTGACCGGCGTCACGTACGAGCAACTGAAGGCGTGA
- a CDS encoding SulP family inorganic anion transporter — translation MSGAHGRRHGAGTRTAAGAPESADASQEPNGSRRPRATAARPAAALRAMAPGGRVDFATEITASLVVFLVALPLCIGVAVASGVPAELGIISGVIGGLVVGAARGSTLQVSGPAAGLAALVAETVMEFGVAMLGVIVLFSGLLQIVLGLVKLGRMFQAISLAVVQGMLAGIGLPLIFSQLYPMSDSKAPGTPLENMAGVPGLIADTVTDPQALIAFGLGVVTIVLSFLWKQVPGPLRKVPAALVAVGIGIAVASLPGIEVKTLQVGNLPASVDVPGAEQLSGLADAGIITAILTFTVIASAESLFTAAAVDRMHNGPRTRYNTELIAQGAGNTISGLLGALPITAVVARSSANVQAGARTRLSRTLHGLWLLAFALLLPQVLALIPISVLAGVLVHSGWKLFAPDEFPKMWRQDRGEFAVMTLTTLVITVTALLEGVLFGLAAGVVLAALRMSQTVVRQHIEDDTAKVVMAGNATFLRLPKLIDALEGAAASGKPRIRLDLLGVTHLDHACRSQVEEFVAQQRGAGVRVELLMPDLTRPPGAKEEPEATPAPDPVSTPTRTPVWDYATVGTAAVGGTGPLPPGPGPDAEWFYLDTRPVPDAPGAPPPLLRRGRDWVD, via the coding sequence ATGAGTGGCGCGCACGGCCGACGCCATGGGGCGGGCACCCGGACCGCGGCCGGTGCCCCGGAGTCCGCGGACGCCTCGCAGGAACCGAACGGCTCCCGGCGCCCCCGCGCCACGGCCGCCCGCCCCGCCGCGGCCCTGCGCGCCATGGCCCCCGGCGGCCGGGTCGACTTCGCTACGGAGATCACCGCGTCCCTCGTCGTCTTCCTCGTGGCGCTGCCGCTCTGTATCGGCGTGGCCGTGGCCTCCGGTGTGCCGGCCGAGCTGGGCATCATCTCCGGGGTGATCGGCGGTCTGGTGGTCGGCGCGGCGCGGGGCAGCACGCTCCAGGTCAGCGGGCCGGCGGCCGGGCTCGCGGCACTCGTCGCGGAGACGGTCATGGAGTTCGGCGTCGCGATGCTCGGCGTGATCGTCCTCTTCTCCGGCCTCCTCCAGATCGTGCTGGGCCTGGTGAAACTGGGCCGGATGTTCCAGGCGATCTCCCTCGCCGTCGTCCAGGGCATGCTCGCCGGCATCGGTCTGCCGCTGATCTTCAGCCAGCTGTACCCGATGTCGGACTCCAAGGCGCCGGGCACCCCCCTGGAGAACATGGCGGGCGTCCCCGGGCTGATCGCGGACACCGTCACCGACCCGCAGGCGCTGATCGCCTTCGGGCTCGGAGTCGTCACGATCGTGCTGAGCTTCCTGTGGAAGCAGGTCCCCGGGCCCCTCCGGAAGGTGCCGGCCGCACTTGTGGCCGTAGGGATCGGGATCGCGGTCGCCTCCCTGCCGGGCATCGAGGTCAAGACGCTCCAGGTCGGCAATCTGCCGGCGTCCGTGGACGTGCCCGGGGCGGAGCAGCTGTCCGGGCTGGCCGATGCCGGGATCATCACGGCGATCCTCACGTTCACCGTGATCGCGTCGGCGGAGAGCCTGTTCACCGCCGCCGCCGTGGACCGGATGCACAACGGCCCGCGCACCCGTTACAACACCGAGCTGATCGCGCAGGGCGCGGGCAACACGATCTCCGGTCTGCTCGGCGCGCTGCCCATCACGGCGGTCGTCGCGCGCAGCTCGGCGAACGTCCAGGCCGGCGCCAGGACCCGCCTCTCCCGGACCCTGCACGGCCTGTGGCTGCTCGCCTTCGCCCTGCTGCTGCCGCAGGTGCTGGCACTGATCCCGATCTCGGTGCTCGCGGGTGTCCTCGTGCACAGCGGGTGGAAGCTGTTCGCGCCGGACGAGTTCCCGAAGATGTGGCGCCAGGACCGGGGCGAGTTCGCGGTGATGACGCTGACGACGCTGGTCATCACGGTGACCGCGCTGCTCGAAGGGGTGCTGTTCGGACTGGCGGCGGGTGTGGTGCTGGCCGCGCTGCGCATGTCGCAGACCGTCGTCCGCCAGCACATCGAGGACGACACGGCGAAGGTGGTGATGGCGGGCAACGCGACGTTCCTGCGGCTGCCCAAGCTGATCGACGCGCTGGAGGGCGCGGCGGCCTCCGGCAAGCCCCGCATCCGGCTCGACCTGCTCGGGGTCACCCACCTCGACCATGCGTGCCGCAGCCAGGTCGAGGAGTTCGTGGCGCAGCAGCGGGGGGCGGGGGTGCGGGTGGAGCTGCTGATGCCCGACCTCACGAGGCCGCCGGGGGCGAAGGAGGAGCCGGAGGCCACGCCGGCGCCGGACCCGGTGTCGACGCCGACGCGGACGCCGGTGTGGGACTACGCGACGGTCGGGACGGCGGCGGTGGGCGGCACCGGACCGCTGCCCCCCGGCCCCGGCCCCGACGCGGAGTGGTTCTACCTCGACACCCGCCCCGTGCCGGACGCCCCGGGCGCCCCGCCGCCGCTGCTGCGCCGGGGGCGCGACTGGGTGGACTGA
- a CDS encoding carbonic anhydrase translates to MKALLDRARSFKRRVDFESDEYRKLAVGQFPEALFITCSDSRVIPALITGARPGEIFELRNAGNIVPPHDAYGTASGEAATIEYALEVLGVQDIVVCGHSHCGAMGALTYGADLSGLPRVDAWLDYARPALEPVLGEHSGEQGGGERGGGQGAEPGGDSTPGTTSSSEDPALREVVQLNIRNQLAVLRDYPGARRQLDAGRLRLHGWYYEIDTGKIHELDADGDFQVHDS, encoded by the coding sequence ATGAAGGCGCTGCTGGATCGTGCCCGGTCGTTCAAGCGACGGGTCGACTTCGAGAGCGACGAATACCGGAAACTCGCCGTCGGGCAATTTCCCGAGGCGCTGTTCATTACCTGCTCGGACTCGCGGGTGATTCCCGCCCTGATCACCGGGGCGCGGCCCGGTGAGATATTCGAACTGCGAAATGCGGGCAACATCGTGCCGCCGCACGACGCGTACGGGACCGCCTCCGGTGAGGCCGCCACCATCGAGTACGCGCTGGAGGTGCTCGGTGTTCAGGACATCGTGGTGTGTGGCCATTCCCACTGCGGCGCGATGGGCGCGCTGACGTACGGCGCCGACCTGTCCGGCCTGCCCAGGGTGGACGCCTGGCTCGACTACGCCCGTCCCGCGCTCGAACCCGTACTCGGTGAGCACAGCGGCGAACAGGGCGGCGGTGAACGCGGCGGCGGACAGGGCGCCGAACCCGGCGGCGACAGCACCCCGGGCACCACCTCGTCGTCCGAGGACCCCGCCCTGCGCGAGGTCGTCCAGCTCAACATCCGCAACCAGCTCGCCGTGCTGCGCGACTATCCGGGCGCGCGGCGGCAACTCGACGCCGGGCGGCTCCGGTTGCACGGCTGGTACTACGAGATCGACACCGGAAAGATCCACGAACTGGACGCCGACGGCGACTTCCAGGTGCACGACTCATGA
- a CDS encoding sensor histidine kinase: MTRRLLLSYLSLAALVLLGLEIPLGFVYSRAERERIVNSANDEAESVAAYAALSLAAGRQDELVERARHCAERIGGKVVIVDAGGRLLASSHSLSDDEEDTLPSQPEISAALRGRATTDVRTTTTGGVHYLSVAAPVGHTTPSAPPNATTATAAATTTTTAMTAAPAQGAVRVTLPTTMVHARVFAVWLLLVLAGLAVLTGVAAVAFAFARWTGRPIRQLEEATHRLAEGGAATSVVVTSGPPEVRSLAAAFNTTAARLEHLLASQRAFAGEASHQLKTPLAALRLRLENLEPDIARRARPSLDAAVTETDRLARMVEGLLAMARLEEAAAVPARVDLGAVCAERHRTWGPLFERGGVSLVLFAGVVGPVTAVPGAVEQILDNLLSNALRASPARSTVTMELRLHVPARRALRDARPHWVDLHVTDEGPGMTPEQRARAFDRFWRAPGAPKGGTGLGLSLVQRLAHASGGEVTLREAATGGLDAVVRLPAAEPPAHPHGHGQGHGQGQGQGQGQGNGQGHGFGGRPGKRRREAPPLPA; the protein is encoded by the coding sequence ATGACCCGACGCCTGCTGCTGAGCTATCTCAGCCTCGCCGCCCTGGTCCTGCTCGGCCTGGAGATCCCGCTGGGCTTCGTCTACTCGCGGGCCGAACGCGAGCGGATCGTCAACTCGGCCAACGACGAGGCCGAGTCGGTGGCCGCGTACGCGGCGCTCTCCCTAGCCGCCGGCCGGCAGGACGAACTCGTCGAGCGGGCCAGGCACTGCGCCGAGCGCATCGGCGGGAAGGTCGTCATCGTCGACGCGGGCGGGAGGCTGCTGGCGTCCTCCCACTCCCTGTCCGACGACGAGGAGGACACCCTCCCCTCCCAGCCCGAGATCTCCGCCGCGCTCCGCGGCCGGGCCACGACGGACGTCCGTACGACGACGACCGGCGGCGTCCACTACCTGTCGGTGGCGGCTCCGGTCGGCCACACGACGCCGAGCGCGCCCCCGAACGCGACCACGGCCACGGCCGCCGCCACGACCACCACCACGGCCATGACCGCCGCGCCGGCCCAGGGCGCCGTACGCGTCACCCTCCCGACGACCATGGTGCACGCCCGGGTGTTCGCGGTCTGGCTGCTCCTGGTGCTGGCCGGGCTCGCGGTGCTCACCGGGGTCGCCGCGGTGGCGTTCGCGTTCGCGCGCTGGACCGGGCGCCCCATCCGGCAGTTGGAGGAGGCCACGCACCGGCTGGCCGAGGGCGGTGCGGCCACGAGTGTGGTGGTCACCTCGGGCCCGCCGGAGGTGCGCAGCCTCGCGGCGGCCTTCAACACGACCGCGGCCCGCCTCGAACACCTGCTGGCCTCCCAGCGGGCCTTCGCCGGCGAGGCGTCGCACCAGCTGAAGACCCCGCTGGCGGCGCTGCGGCTGCGGCTGGAGAACCTGGAACCGGACATCGCCCGGCGCGCCCGGCCCAGCCTCGACGCCGCCGTCACGGAGACGGACCGGCTGGCCCGGATGGTCGAGGGTCTGCTGGCGATGGCCCGGCTGGAGGAGGCGGCGGCCGTCCCGGCCCGGGTCGACCTGGGCGCGGTCTGCGCGGAACGGCACCGCACGTGGGGGCCGTTGTTCGAACGCGGCGGGGTCTCACTGGTCCTGTTCGCCGGGGTGGTCGGCCCGGTGACGGCCGTCCCCGGAGCCGTGGAGCAGATCCTCGACAACCTCCTCTCCAACGCCCTGCGCGCCTCCCCCGCCCGCAGCACGGTCACCATGGAACTGCGGCTCCACGTCCCCGCCCGCCGGGCCCTGCGCGATGCCCGGCCGCACTGGGTCGACCTCCATGTCACCGATGAGGGCCCCGGTATGACGCCCGAGCAGCGCGCCCGCGCGTTCGACCGCTTCTGGCGCGCCCCCGGCGCCCCCAAGGGCGGCACCGGTCTCGGTCTCTCCCTCGTCCAGCGCCTCGCGCACGCCAGTGGCGGGGAGGTGACGCTGCGGGAAGCGGCCACGGGCGGGCTGGACGCGGTCGTCCGCCTTCCCGCGGCGGAGCCGCCGGCCCATCCCCACGGACACGGTCAGGGGCATGGGCAGGGGCAGGGGCAGGGCCAGGGACAAGGAAACGGTCAGGGGCATGGGTTCGGAGGACGGCCGGGGAAACGACGCCGTGAGGCCCCGCCGCTGCCGGCGTGA
- a CDS encoding alkaline phosphatase PhoX, with the protein MERRTLLRAAVLGGTSTAFGGTLWRGAAYAAPAQPGAGPYGALGSADANGIRLPSGFTSRVIARSGQTVPGTSYTWHNAPDGGACYADGTGWIYVSNSEINPSGGASAVRFSSTGTVTSAYRVLSGTRQNCAGGRTPWNTWLSCEEVDRGYVYETDPWGVNTAVRRDAMGRFKHEAAAADPVRRVVYLTEDETNGRFYRFVPTTWGDLSAGTLQVMIAGTAASGSYTWANVPDPDGSPTSTRTQVSGSKSFNGGEGCHYADDTVWFTTKGDNRVWQLNLAAGTYELAYDDSLVTSGTAPLTGVDNITGTSSGDLYVAEDGGTMEICLITPDDTVAPFLRVDGQSASEITGPAFSPDGRRLYFSSQRGTSGSSSGGITYEVTGPFRT; encoded by the coding sequence GTGGAACGTCGTACTCTCCTGCGCGCGGCCGTGCTGGGCGGCACATCGACCGCCTTCGGCGGAACCCTCTGGCGCGGCGCCGCGTACGCCGCGCCCGCACAGCCCGGCGCGGGCCCGTACGGGGCGCTCGGCTCGGCCGACGCCAACGGCATCAGGCTTCCGAGCGGCTTCACCAGCCGGGTGATCGCCCGCTCGGGCCAGACGGTCCCCGGCACGTCGTACACCTGGCACAACGCCCCCGACGGCGGCGCCTGTTACGCGGACGGCACCGGCTGGATCTACGTCTCCAACTCCGAGATCAACCCGTCCGGCGGCGCGAGCGCGGTGCGGTTCTCCTCGACGGGCACGGTCACCTCGGCGTACCGCGTCCTGTCCGGCACCCGGCAGAACTGCGCCGGCGGCAGGACCCCGTGGAACACCTGGCTGTCCTGCGAGGAGGTCGACCGCGGCTACGTCTACGAGACCGACCCGTGGGGCGTGAACACCGCGGTCCGCCGGGACGCGATGGGCCGCTTCAAGCACGAGGCGGCGGCGGCCGATCCGGTCCGCCGGGTGGTCTATCTGACGGAGGACGAGACGAACGGCCGTTTCTACCGCTTCGTCCCCACGACCTGGGGCGACCTGTCCGCCGGCACCCTCCAGGTCATGATCGCGGGCACCGCCGCCTCCGGCTCCTACACCTGGGCGAACGTCCCCGACCCGGACGGCTCCCCCACGAGCACGCGCACCCAGGTCTCGGGTTCGAAGTCCTTCAACGGGGGCGAGGGCTGCCACTACGCCGACGACACGGTCTGGTTCACCACCAAGGGGGACAACCGTGTCTGGCAGCTCAACCTCGCGGCCGGCACCTACGAGTTGGCGTACGACGACTCCCTGGTCACCTCCGGCACGGCCCCCCTCACCGGAGTCGACAACATCACCGGGACCTCCTCCGGCGACCTCTACGTCGCCGAGGACGGCGGCACCATGGAGATCTGCCTCATCACCCCGGACGACACCGTCGCCCCCTTCCTCCGCGTCGACGGTCAGTCCGCCTCCGAGATCACCGGCCCCGCCTTCTCCCCCGACGGCCGCCGCCTCTACTTCTCCAGCCAGCGCGGCACGAGCGGCAGCTCGTCCGGCGGCATCACGTACGAGGTGACGGGCCCGTTCCGCACCTGA
- a CDS encoding glycosyltransferase: MPKESGPESLGVGARPCKVLLAACGTRGDVQPFLALAVALRRHGHHPLLAAPSSYASDAAAYGVDFATIDDGPTRILDETPTRRVIDDGLTGVRGKVAAARTVARLKRLLITPLRDVAAIAHDHGDLAAVVHSAAFPAQHVADILDVPAVVVALQPGWIPTDTFPCPLLPLPRVPRLLNRSTYAVVVAAQRSREVERWRTTELGLPPRRHGARRWLRDPEGRRRPVLQSFSRHVTPVDPAWGDSVRTTGFWYLPARPDWTPPRELARFLDEGPPPVYIGFGSMTGTRADRNHALVTEAIRLTGVRAVVATGWGGIGAAAGPSASPATTGSPSPDILTIDQAPHDWLFPRTAAVVHHGGPGTVGAALAAGRPQVLCPHMGDQTHWSARMRALGVAPAPLAARTLTAHGLAQAISTAVTDRHLRHRAGEIAPLVRSENGVDAAVNSLCALLT, encoded by the coding sequence ATGCCCAAAGAATCGGGGCCGGAGAGCCTCGGAGTCGGCGCTCGCCCGTGCAAGGTTCTCCTGGCGGCATGCGGTACTCGCGGGGACGTACAACCCTTTCTCGCATTGGCCGTGGCGCTGCGTCGCCACGGCCATCACCCGTTATTGGCCGCCCCCTCCTCATACGCGTCCGACGCCGCCGCGTACGGAGTCGATTTCGCCACGATCGACGACGGCCCGACCAGAATCCTCGACGAGACGCCCACCCGCAGGGTCATCGACGACGGTCTGACGGGGGTACGCGGCAAAGTCGCGGCCGCCCGGACCGTCGCCCGCCTCAAACGCCTGCTCATCACGCCGCTGCGGGACGTGGCGGCCATCGCCCACGACCACGGCGACCTGGCGGCGGTGGTGCATTCGGCGGCGTTCCCCGCCCAGCACGTGGCCGACATACTGGACGTACCCGCCGTGGTCGTGGCGCTGCAGCCCGGCTGGATCCCCACCGACACCTTCCCCTGCCCGTTGCTGCCGCTCCCCCGCGTACCGCGCCTGCTCAACCGGAGCACGTACGCCGTGGTCGTGGCGGCCCAGCGGTCCCGCGAGGTGGAACGCTGGCGGACCACCGAACTGGGCCTGCCCCCACGCCGCCACGGTGCCCGGCGGTGGCTGCGGGACCCCGAGGGCAGGCGGCGCCCGGTCCTGCAGTCGTTCAGCCGGCACGTCACACCGGTCGACCCGGCCTGGGGCGACTCCGTGCGCACCACGGGTTTCTGGTACCTGCCCGCCCGCCCCGACTGGACGCCCCCCAGGGAGCTGGCCCGCTTCCTCGACGAGGGGCCGCCCCCGGTCTACATCGGCTTCGGCAGCATGACCGGCACCCGCGCCGACCGCAACCACGCGCTGGTCACCGAGGCGATCCGCCTGACGGGCGTCCGCGCGGTGGTCGCGACGGGCTGGGGCGGCATCGGCGCGGCGGCGGGCCCGTCCGCCTCCCCGGCCACGACCGGCTCCCCGTCACCGGACATCCTGACGATCGACCAGGCCCCGCACGACTGGCTCTTTCCCCGTACGGCCGCGGTCGTCCACCACGGCGGCCCCGGCACCGTCGGCGCCGCCCTGGCCGCGGGCCGACCTCAGGTCCTGTGCCCCCACATGGGCGACCAGACGCACTGGTCCGCCCGTATGCGGGCACTGGGCGTTGCCCCCGCTCCCCTCGCCGCCCGCACCCTCACGGCACACGGGCTCGCGCAAGCGATCAGTACGGCGGTGACGGACCGGCACCTGCGACACCGGGCCGGTGAGATCGCCCCTCTCGTCCGGTCCGAGAACGGTGTCGACGCAGCGGTGAATTCCCTCTGCGCCCTTCTCACTTGA